A stretch of the Hyperolius riggenbachi isolate aHypRig1 chromosome 11, aHypRig1.pri, whole genome shotgun sequence genome encodes the following:
- the LOC137537820 gene encoding gastrula zinc finger protein XlCGF71.1-like: protein MGQKPYSCSECGKCLIQNGNLIRQMKIQSGEETFSCSECEKDFYTGDRLYAYSKCGKCFTQNGNLHKHRKSLQRYLNTHTGEKPYSCSEGGKCFTQNENLNRHMIVHIGAWHCSCSECRKVFYDRGNFHRNQKTNRHQKTTEVTDRIHDQSSIKHIRQSVC from the exons Atgg ggcagaagccgtattcatgttcagagtgtgggaaatgtttaatacagaatggaaaccttatcagacaaaTGAAAATACAATCTGGGGAGGAAAcgttttcatgttcagaatgtgaaaAAGATTTCTACACAGGTGACAGACTGTATGCATATtcaaaatgtgggaaatgttttactcagaatggaaaccttcatAAACACAG aaagagccttcagagataCCTAAacactcacacaggtgagaagccgtattcatgttcagagggtgggaaatgttttactcagaatgaAAACCTTAATAGACACATGATAGTACACATTGGGGCATGGCATTGTTCATGTTCAGAGTGCAGGAAAGTtttctatgacagaggaaactttcatagaAACCAAAAGACTAACAGACACCAAAAGACAACAGAGGTGACAGATCGTATTCATGATCAAAGTTCTATAAAGCACATAAGACAATCTGTCTGTTAG